AATAGCAATTCTACAATAGAATCGGATTTACAATCGATGGCAAGATAAAGTGCATCCCTAAGAAAATAAAGCGTTTCATATGCTTTGCCAAGATCGGCTTTCGCATCAATCAATTTCCCGGTAAACTCATAATTATTGTTTTTGATAGCATACCCAAGAAGGGTATAAGCCAAATCTTCACCTTCCATCGGCATCAACGAATCAATGTCAGGAATATATTTCACCAGACTATCAAATGTTTTGGTATCATTGTCACGGACAGCCTTCTTCATCAATTCGTAGATATCCGTTTGCCCGGTGGCAACTTTGCCCGTGTTATTTTTACAAGCTGTAAAAAACAAACAATAAAAGAACAACAGGACAATCATTGGGGATACAAGTGTCTTTGTTTTCATCGTGTTTCATTTATAAGGCACCAAAGTTACTACTTTTCCTGCACATATAACTTAATACCACTTACATAAATAAAAATAGAACAGGCTTACACCATTTCTTAAAGAAAAACGGTGTAAGCCTATTCCAGTATAAGACAATGCTATTTTTTACTTAGGACAATCGACCAAATTATAATCGGTCTTTGCGTCACCATATACAGCACGTTGCGGATTAATATACAGTGATAGCTTCCAACCACCGAAGCGAGTAGGAACACAAGTGTTCGGGTCGAAATTATTATACTTCATCTTCAAGGTTGACAATTTGGGTAATAAAGAGAATACAGGTGGAAATTCTCCCGTGAAACGATTAAATTCCATTTCTATCCAAGTCAACTTTTGCAGATTCGGAATATCCGGGAACTCTCCGCTAAACTGATTAGAGGTGATATAAAGATGCGTCAAGTTTGTCAGACGGTTGATGCTGGCAGGAAGCGGCCCTGAAAGTTTATTCCGTTGCAACTTGATTTTGATGATTTCAGTCAGCCAACCGATTTCATTAGGCAGACTTCCTTCCATATTATAATCCAACAAACTCAAATCCACCACACGAAGTTCACCGTCAATCGTATCAAAAAAGACTCCCGGCCAATTCGAATCAGACAATGGCAGTTCCGGTTTCCAGGTATATTTCCAGTTTTCTCCTTTGGTAGCCTGATAAATAGCAACTAATGCCAAGCTGTCTTTCAGTCGTCCATCAGGAATATTCTTCTGCTCTATGGTCAGTACATCTGTTTTATCGGTTTGTACAAGTGACCTTACAGTCAATTGAGCCGTGCGTTCCGTACCAGTGGCAGATACTTTCACAAATACATTCGCATTACCCTCATATTCTGTTTTTTCCAGCTCAACCCATCCCGGCGCGTCTTCAATCTTCCACTTTCCGTCTCCGTTGACAGAGAATATGAATTGTGATTCCGCACCATCAAGCATGATTTTTTTATTTGTAGGCGATATTATCTCCAACTTCAACGGACGAGCGGATTGTGTAAGCAGAATACTGTCTTTCAGTGTCGGGAACTCAACTGACTGGACATAGATATACATCGAACGGGGAACAACTGTTTCATTCTCAGTCACAATCAACGAACCGCTTCCCGATGTTTCACCTTTCTTCGTCATTACCGTACTCCATCCGTCTGCTACCTTGGTAAATGCACGCCAAGCGGTAGGACTGTTCACTTCAAACTTTACTTCGGCAAAAGATTCACCGGACAAAGGTGCTTTCAGGTCATCCGATTCAATCTTTATTTTATATCCATCAGGGATAAAGCTGACAGCACACTGCTGCCTGACAGTCAATGTATCCGCTCTCTCCTCACCAATCGTATTGCGGACTACAATCTGACCAATACGTGTATCTCCCTTATTCTCAGAGATGGAAAAATAAATCGTATCATTATATTCTCCGGTGACCGTATTACACGTCAGCCATTCGGACAGGCTCTCCGCTTTCCAACGCGCGTTGGAACGGAGCAGTCCATAACCGGTTTGAGCTTCCGGAGTAAAGTTACCCTCATTTTCAGCATCGGCACTTATCTCTACCAAAGGGAAGTCTGCTCCAAAAAGATATTCACTTTGTTCATGGCACGCCACCAATAGAATAGCGAAAGCCACTGATGCTAATCTTAGAATTTTATATCTCATATTTCTGAATTCGTTAATGGTTTACTTTCTCAAGAATTATATTTTTCAAGGCATAATAAAGACCCATTTCGTCATTATCATCAATGAACGCACCTGCAAATCCATCGACTTTAAAGACTAGTCGGTCACCAGACTTTTCTATTTTTATAGGGTCAGTGATTGGATCTCCTTCACTCGTCAGGCCAATGGTAAATCCTTCGCCAGCTCCATAATCTCCAATTTTCTGCTGACTGGGTATTGATATATTCCCGTCATTACCAACAACAAAATACAAATCACCTGCCAGTGTTAAAGGCAACACATTATCTCCGGCAACCAAGACCATATTCTTCATGTAATACCTATTGCTGTCATCCAAGTCCTGTACTATTTCCACCCCACCCGGAAGAGATGAGAATTGGCTGTCATCAAAAAAACTTTGGACTGTAAGTGTGTAATGCCCTGCCATGGTAACCTTCTCTACATCATCACTAATGATATAAACTTTTATACTGGAAATTTCGGATTTCACTTCCGGATTGTCAGCTTTAAGACTTATCGTAAAGGTCTTGATGTCATTCGTCACCTCTTCGTTGTCAATTATTTTGACTTCCAATGTAGTCTGTCCGCATACTTCAAATGCCAGATGAGTATCAATCAGTTCATAGTCAACACCCGCTACGGCATCCCCATCGGTTGCCGACACCTGAACCGATACTTGCAATGGCATATCCATATTAGCACCCGACAAGACTACGGGAATCTCAAGTATACCGGTATTTTCGCCCACATCAATCTTGCTTTTCTGAAAGCCGACACTGAGCTTTGAATACTCCACCTGTTCCGATTCGCTACAGGCAAACAGAAACATCAATATCCACAAATTATATATTATATACTTCATATTTTATCTTTTTTACTGATGTGCCACATTTATCTATCTACATCTGTCTGCGTATACGGATAGAGAGTAAAGAAACTTCCCACTACATCTTCCTCGTCAACGACTTTCACGGTTGGATTGTTAGTATCCAGACCTTGCGCATACAATCCCCATCCCCGCTCGTTCAGCAATCTGTACAGCATAGGTAGAGCTGCTTTCGCTTTGTCTCTGGCATACCCGGCATCATCGGGGTAAGCGTCCAGGAACGCTTGTTCAACAGAGCCTTTCAATGAAATAATCCACATTCTGTCAGCAGATGTTTCAAATGAAACAGGGATGCGCACAAAGGTAGGATTGTCGCCATACAAGTCCTTGCTCGAGTAACTTGGATCGGAGTCGGCATAGATGATAGTCAACTCTTCCGCATATTTGAATGGAATCTTACCCATATCCTTATCAATATTTTTAGCGAAGTAAATCACATTCAGGTGCTGTTCCATCGGTGCATATGGCGGTCGCAAGTCATCGAAGTACTTTTTGAGGTTGCGTCCTATCGGGTCACCGGTAGAGTGGTAGACTTCAATACCGAGATAAAGTTTATCGAATATGCTGAAAGGAGTCCGCTGCACGGCCGGCACTTTGTCTGTATATACCACGCGGAGTTGCTGATGGGTAGACTCTGTGACGGCAGTTCCATCCTGACTCACGTCAAATTGCCGTATATTCCCGACGCCTTTTATCTTCAATGGCGAAACGAGTGTAAAGCCCGTCGGAGTGATATAAAAAGGAAGAATCTGCATTTGGCTGCCCTCAATTTCCGTTGACATATAGAGTACCACTCTCGATTCCGCGTCGATAAGGAACAGGCTTTCCAATAACTCCCCTTTGTACTCCAAACGTTGATATTTACCTTTACTTTCGTTGTAGTTTATCGCTTTCTTCACGTCGGCTATGCCATTGAGAGTCCAGTCCGCTTCCGAAGCCGGTTCAAAAACAAAAGTCATTATCTCTTCCGGTTTCTTTCCTACTCCCATATTCGTCTTTCCTTTCATATAGAGATTACCATCCCGATAGGCATCAAAAATAAACTGGGTTTCGGGACTGGCGTATTTATCGAAATATCCGTCACCGTCACTATCTACATAAAACTCATTCCAAGCCGAGAACTGCGAAAAAGACTCGAATACAAGTTCGGGAAACTGCGAGTAATCGACCCGATACGTCACAGGCTCTTCAATACTGACACCACCTATATAATAATAGTCGACCGGATCACATTTCATCGTGACCTTGCCATCGGCATCAAAATCCATGAGAATCAGCCAGCGTCCCAATTTGTCACTGGTTCCGAAATAGGTTTTCCAACCGTGAGGCGCTTCAACCAATATATTTTTGTATTCTGCTTTCACAGCCGCGATTCTTTCTTCGGGAGTCTTGTCGAACACGCTGTCCACCTCGTTGTCCGAACAAGAGTAACAGCCTGCGGCAAGTAACAAAATACCTATTATATTTTTCATTGTATTCTTCATTTTACTTCATGTTTATTTCGTTCAACCTTTGTAAGATGATTTCTCTCAAGTGAGTAAGGTCTATCGAGAAGTTACTCACGTAATACTCTTTCACCAAAGCCAGTTTCTTGTCGATATTGGCTTTGCCTTCGTCCAGGAAAGTCCGTTTGGGGTCTGACGCGATATACGTTTCCTCAAATACGGCAGGTTCCGTCAATAAATAAAGCGACACGAACTCTGCAAAATCCTCAAATTCCGAGGAAGTTCCGTAAGGTGTGAGCATTCCTCTCTGAATCGCCATATTTTGGGCTACGGAATCTATCTCATGGGTGGTAGGAGAACTGATGCCCTTTTCTATCAGTTCGGCCTGCGCATTTGTATTTATATCTTTCCATGCCTGCCCGGTATAAGTATCCTCGGTGATTTTATTGAAACCGTTAGGCATCTTGTAGGTCTGATGGATGATGTGCGAAAATTCATGATGCATGGTATGCAACTGCTGAATCACCCATTCCCTGTTTGTCAGGTCGAAATAATTCAGTTCCGTAAGGGTAATGCGTACTCCGGCATCGGCATAACCCAGTGTACGTGTGCCGTCGGCATTTCGCAGTTCCGAGCCCACGCACACAATCTCCGGCGGGAAATGCTTGCGGATAAACTCGCCACTCGCCTTCGATTCAAGAATAAACGGTTCTATCCAGAAACGGCGAATCATTTCTCCTGTCGGGATAAGCACTTTGCGCATAGCCGGCGCGACGATATAATTAATATCGACATATTTATCAATCCACTGCCAGCGAACGGTAGAGCCATATTTCTCCTGAAAGTTCTCCTGAAAATAAACATCGATTTCATCTGTCGATAATTCTTTCGATTCGGGGACATAGTTCGTACTTTCGTCATCGGAACACGACATAAAACAGCAGAGCGACAAACAACAAATATATAATATACTTCTTTTCATATGCATGTTAGTTACGAATTACTAAATGAGCTTCCGGTTCGGAAATGTTTTTTCTTTCATTAGGCTGCAAGTCGCCATAGATAATCGCCGATTCGGGAATCTGAATAACCTTCCTCGAATCATCGGGTTGCAAAATACGGGTGCCCCCCGCTATGTCAGTATGCGTGACGCTCAACTTATGACGACAAATGTCAAACCACCTGAGTCCTTCTTCCACAAACTCACGACGCTTCTCGTCGAGTACCATTTTAAGACGCAGTTCGTTTGCGGGTACTCCCGGATAGAATCGCTGGTAATTCTGATATAGAATAGGATAATCCACTGTTCCGGCATAAACGGCCTTCAGGTATCTGCTGAACTGGCTTTCAAATTGCGACAACTTGGTTGTTCCCATCATTGCCCAGGCTTCAAGACGGTTGAAAAAGACTTCTTCACCTCTGAAAGCAACTTCGATGACATAAGGATACCCCGAAGAGGACGTCAGGGAAGTCTTGCGTATCAGATCCCTTTGGAACTTGGGAAGAAATGAAGAAGTTCCGCCATAGCTGTAAGATACGGAGAACCGCAAATCTCTCTGCGACAACACCAGACTGTTATACACATCCTGATTGAAGCGGTAGCCCGCATACCCCTTATAGCCATAGAGTACATCTTTACGAATCAGTAACAAATTGGACGGCAAAGTAGCTGCCGTAAACTTTCGTCCCATCATTTCGGAAGTTGTGCCGGTATAGACTTGCGTGTAATCACGTATCATCTGCGGATTATAGTCGTTACCCAAAAGTTCGGTCGCGTACTTTTCGACCTTTTCATAGTCTTTCTTGAAAAGGAAAAAACGCGAAGCGAAAGCCATCAATGCCGCACGGTTAAAGTGGTACTTTCCGGAGTTCTTATAATACTGGTCGGATATGAGTTCGATGGCTTCGAGCAGGTCTTTTTCTACAAAGTCGTAAACTTCCTGTACGGAACTGCGTTCGTAGGTAGCCAGCAGGTTTTCTTCCGGTTTCGTCATTATGACAATCCCTTTGTCAGACGCGGCTGTTGCAGGGTCGTAACTCTTTGCAAAGGTACTGACCAGCATAAAATGCGCGAAAGCACGGCAGGCCAAAGCTTCCCCACGGATTGCGTCCTTATAGCCGGGATTGTTTTCTTTCACTTCTTCCAAAGCCTCCAGGGCTTGATTGGCATGTGCTATCGCTTTATAGTTGCCGCTCCAGTAGAACGAAGGAGTATCCTGCCCTTCCTGTTCTACGTCCTGCCAGTTGTATGCCTGTGTCATTTCAGAACGCTGTATGTTTTTAGGGTCGGCCCCTACATTGTCGCTCATCCATTCCATGAAAACGCCGCTTCCTTCGGGATAAGCATTGGTAACGAGTTCCGCTATTGTCTCGTAGCTGTTCAGGCGCAATCGGTTATCGGGAGTTTCATCCAGAAAGGAGTCACACGAAGAAAGAGCCACCACAGCAGATAGTACGACCGCTATTTTTATATATAAATACTTCATGAGTTTATTATTTAAAAGGTTAAGTTTACTGTAAAAGTATACATCCGCGATACCGGTGAAGATACTCCGCCCGAAAGATAAAATTCGGGGTCGATGCCGTTCAACTTGCTGTCAGAGTATAGAAGCCACAGGTTGGTTGCCTGGAACGACAGGTTCACATTGTGTATGCAAGTGCCTGTGAGCCATTCTTTCGGGAATCGGTAACCGATGCTCAGGTCTTTGAGACGGATAAAATCACCTTTCGCCACTCTTTCGGTGCTCTTGTTATACATTTGATACGTATATTTTCCTTCGATACGGTCATAAGTCCGTTTATCCAAAATGGCGGGAACAGAAGTCCGGTTCTCGTCGCCCGGCATAATCCAGCGGTTTTTCAGCTCTTTCGGAAAAGAAGAGAAGTCGTCGTAGAACGGATAAAACTCATCGTCCAGACGGATGACATTACCGTACTTATAAACAAATCCGAAGGATAATGTCCAGTCTTTATAACGGAAAGTGTTGGTCAGGCCACCATAACCTTTAGGTTCCAACGGGCCTTCGTACTTCAGTATTTTATCGACATCGTTGCGCGACTGAAGATTCATATCATAAACGATTTCATTGTTTGCCCCGTAGAAAGTAGGGATACCTTCACCATCGAGCCCCGCAAAGCGAACGGAGAATAACCCTCTTTGAGGATAACCCAACATAGCCGTACCGGTATTTGCAATGGCAGTGGACATTCTTGAGAAATTGTTTAATTTGGTAATCTTACTCTTATGGAAGTTGATGTTCAGGCTCGTTTTCCAGTCAAAGTCTTTCGTACTTATGTTAACTGAATTGATGGCAAATTCAAAACCGTAAGATTTCATGTTGCCGATATTTCCGAGTTTGATAGACTGACCGCCAATTCCGGCTGTATTGACATAATCAATCAAGTCGATGGATTTACGACGATAGTGTGCAAAGTCCATCATAATCCTATTGTTGAAAAGTCCGGCCTCGAAACCAAGGTTCAGCTCGTACATTTTCTCCCAAGTGAGGTCTTTGTTTTTAAGGCCTTCTATGACGTTGTACACTTCATTGTCGGAAGGACGTAACGTTTGTTTGGCATAAATAGCCAGTTCCGCACTAGTAGAAGGCCCCATGATACCGTTATAACCATAAGAGATTTTAGGTTTCAGGGTATTCACCACTTCCGAAATTCCTTTCATAAAGGCTTCATCGTGCATATTCCATGCCGCGCTGACATTCCACGAAGGCAGGTAGCGGGCTTCTCTCGAACTACCCAACTGGTTCGAGCCGTCATAGCGGAATCCGGCGTTTACAATATATTTGCCTTTGAAGGAATAAGCGGAATTGATGAATGAAGAGATTCTTCTGTCCCGTCCTTCAGCATAATCATAATAGACTTCCCCCTGTTCTTTCAGATAATAAGTCAGGTCGGGATGAGTCACAACGACACCGCCCTTATCCCATAGGTATCCCCAGCCTTCGTTCAGCCTCATTTTTCTGTCCACCTTATTGACTTCAAATCCGGCAAAGAAATTCACGACATGATCCAAGCCTAACTTCGGCGAGTAGTCCGCCGTTGCTCTGAAGTAAGTATGTCGTAAATCCGCTTCATTGGTATTGTAGAATCCACCTTCAGGCAGGATGCTATACGGATTGGCGGTAGGCAAAGAAGGATTTTGGAACAGGAAACGATTGTTGTCAATGATAGCTTGTGAGTAGTCAGCCCTGTAAGCCTCGGCCTGGTTGGAGAACTCATGGATTTTATGTTCTCTCAATGTATTTGCCGAACGGTATTGGAAAGAGCCTTTCAGGGTCAGTACTTTCAGAGGTTTGTATTCCAAATCCATTTGTGTGGATATATCTTTCACTGTGAGGTCAACAAAATTGTGACGAAGTTCATGCAAGATATTAAAATCAGCAAAGCTCCGGCGGAAAAACTCAAGATTCCCGTTTGAATCATACGCACGCATACTACGACTGGTGTTGAGCGCATAGTTGAAAGGGTTGATGTCAAAGTCGCGGGTGAATTCTCCCGTAGAGGTGTCAAAGTTACGGTCTTTCGTTCCCGGTACTCTCTGGTCACGGATATTGGCAGACAATTTCAAGCCTATATTCAGTTTGGGAGATACAGCGAAAGTTCCGCGCAATGAAGCGGTATAGCGGTTCACCTTATCAGAGGAGACTGCCATTCCATTGTCGGTATAGTAACTCAGGGAAGCATAGAAAGTAGTCTTGTCCCCACCACCGGATATGCTCAGTGAATGCTGATTGACCAGCGAATTATGAAACAAGGTATTGAACCAGTCTGTATTACTGTTGGCATAAGCCGACAGAAAATCTTCGTTCAAAGAACCATTCGGCCCCCAATTGATATTCTTCCTTGTTATTTCATCAAACATTTTCCCCATAGCACCGAAGTTTTCGCTGCGGGCCACCGTAGTAATGTCAATCCAACCCTTACGTTCCAACTCCTTATAGATTGACATTTCATCATCGGAGTTCATAATGTTGAAATTACGGTAATCGGGTTTCTCTTTCAAGGCGATACTACCGGTATAGTTGATAGTCAACCGGTCTTTCTTGCCCTGTTTGGTAGTGATGACAATCACTCCATTCATAGCTTGCGCACCATACAGAGAAGTGGCGGATACGTCTTTCAGGATTTCGAAACTTTCAATATCTTCGGGATTCAGACCTGCCACGCCCGAGCTCAATAACGTAGAAAGATTACCGGATGTCAGTTCTTCAGCACTTACGCTCATCAAGTCTTCCAGAATCACGCCGTCCACTACCCACAGGGGCTTATTAGTTCCGTTGATAGAAGAGTTTCCACGGATAGTAAGTACGGGGCTTGCACCGAAAGTGCTCGAAACATTAGTGATTTGCACACCTGCCACTTTTCCTTGCAAGGAGTTGGTCACATCGGGATTTCCCTTTAATACAGTTTCGTCCGCATTGACCTTTGAAGCAGAACCGGTGAACATTTTGCGATTTATCTTCTGATAGCCTGTGACTACCACGTCGCCAAGACTCACGGCATCATCCTTCATTACGATATTCATGACTTTCGTGCCAATCTTCCGTTCGATTGTTTCCAATCCGACATAAGAGATTATCACCTTATCATCCAGAGAGGCTTCAAAGCTGAAGTTTCCGTCAATATCAGTAATAGTCCCCTGCGTAGTTCCTTTTATCTTGATAGAAGCACCTATTACCGGCTCTTTATTCTCATCGACAATATTTCCCTGTATAAGAGTCGGGGTCTTTTTGCTTCTTACCTGTTTGGGAGTCAGTACGATAGTAAGATCCTGAATCCGGTAAGCAATATTTTGTGAAGGAAGCAAACTATCCAGTACGGCAGTCAAAGCTTCATCCTTACATGAGAAACTGACCGGTTTTGACAAATTTATCAAGTCCTTCCTATACAGGAAAGTATAATGTGTTTGTCTCTCTATTGCCTTCAGGCAATTTTCAAAAGATACGTTCTCCAAATTCAAGGTCACCTTCCGGGCAGGTTGCTGCGCCGCTGTCCAAGGAGCATTGCAGAACAATAATAAGGTTATTATCAGATATTTCAAACCATAAGATATTTTATTGCTCATATTCATTTACAGTTTTATGATAGTGAGTTCATAGTGTTTATCGCACAAGAAATTGGTAAATTTCATAGAGATTTCAACCCGGGTGTTGTCCCTGCATTTGTTGGTGTTTCGATAGTAAATTTTCATAATGTATTATTTTTAGTGAATATTAGTCCCCGCCACACGATGTTTTATCGCATGGTAAAAAGATTGCTTATCTGTTTATTTACTGATTGTCAGCGTCTTTCCATCCTGTTTTATACGTATGAGTCCACAATCCTCTATCATTCGGATTATTTTATCCAAGTGCTCATATTGTTTGAAAGAACCGGTGAACGGCAATCGTTTCAGTTCCGGATTTTCGTAATAAATATCGACATCATACAAACGGCTCAATGTACTCAGTATTTCGTCAAGTTCCTTATCTTTAAAGACAAGGACTTCGTCTATCCATGATAC
The DNA window shown above is from Bacteroides faecium and carries:
- a CDS encoding substrate import-associated zinc metallohydrolase lipoprotein, which encodes MKRSILYICCLSLCCFMSCSDDESTNYVPESKELSTDEIDVYFQENFQEKYGSTVRWQWIDKYVDINYIVAPAMRKVLIPTGEMIRRFWIEPFILESKASGEFIRKHFPPEIVCVGSELRNADGTRTLGYADAGVRITLTELNYFDLTNREWVIQQLHTMHHEFSHIIHQTYKMPNGFNKITEDTYTGQAWKDINTNAQAELIEKGISSPTTHEIDSVAQNMAIQRGMLTPYGTSSEFEDFAEFVSLYLLTEPAVFEETYIASDPKRTFLDEGKANIDKKLALVKEYYVSNFSIDLTHLREIILQRLNEINMK
- a CDS encoding SusC/RagA family TonB-linked outer membrane protein; its protein translation is MSNKISYGLKYLIITLLLFCNAPWTAAQQPARKVTLNLENVSFENCLKAIERQTHYTFLYRKDLINLSKPVSFSCKDEALTAVLDSLLPSQNIAYRIQDLTIVLTPKQVRSKKTPTLIQGNIVDENKEPVIGASIKIKGTTQGTITDIDGNFSFEASLDDKVIISYVGLETIERKIGTKVMNIVMKDDAVSLGDVVVTGYQKINRKMFTGSASKVNADETVLKGNPDVTNSLQGKVAGVQITNVSSTFGASPVLTIRGNSSINGTNKPLWVVDGVILEDLMSVSAEELTSGNLSTLLSSGVAGLNPEDIESFEILKDVSATSLYGAQAMNGVIVITTKQGKKDRLTINYTGSIALKEKPDYRNFNIMNSDDEMSIYKELERKGWIDITTVARSENFGAMGKMFDEITRKNINWGPNGSLNEDFLSAYANSNTDWFNTLFHNSLVNQHSLSISGGGDKTTFYASLSYYTDNGMAVSSDKVNRYTASLRGTFAVSPKLNIGLKLSANIRDQRVPGTKDRNFDTSTGEFTRDFDINPFNYALNTSRSMRAYDSNGNLEFFRRSFADFNILHELRHNFVDLTVKDISTQMDLEYKPLKVLTLKGSFQYRSANTLREHKIHEFSNQAEAYRADYSQAIIDNNRFLFQNPSLPTANPYSILPEGGFYNTNEADLRHTYFRATADYSPKLGLDHVVNFFAGFEVNKVDRKMRLNEGWGYLWDKGGVVVTHPDLTYYLKEQGEVYYDYAEGRDRRISSFINSAYSFKGKYIVNAGFRYDGSNQLGSSREARYLPSWNVSAAWNMHDEAFMKGISEVVNTLKPKISYGYNGIMGPSTSAELAIYAKQTLRPSDNEVYNVIEGLKNKDLTWEKMYELNLGFEAGLFNNRIMMDFAHYRRKSIDLIDYVNTAGIGGQSIKLGNIGNMKSYGFEFAINSVNISTKDFDWKTSLNINFHKSKITKLNNFSRMSTAIANTGTAMLGYPQRGLFSVRFAGLDGEGIPTFYGANNEIVYDMNLQSRNDVDKILKYEGPLEPKGYGGLTNTFRYKDWTLSFGFVYKYGNVIRLDDEFYPFYDDFSSFPKELKNRWIMPGDENRTSVPAILDKRTYDRIEGKYTYQMYNKSTERVAKGDFIRLKDLSIGYRFPKEWLTGTCIHNVNLSFQATNLWLLYSDSKLNGIDPEFYLSGGVSSPVSRMYTFTVNLTF
- a CDS encoding Calx-beta domain-containing protein, with translation MKYIIYNLWILMFLFACSESEQVEYSKLSVGFQKSKIDVGENTGILEIPVVLSGANMDMPLQVSVQVSATDGDAVAGVDYELIDTHLAFEVCGQTTLEVKIIDNEEVTNDIKTFTISLKADNPEVKSEISSIKVYIISDDVEKVTMAGHYTLTVQSFFDDSQFSSLPGGVEIVQDLDDSNRYYMKNMVLVAGDNVLPLTLAGDLYFVVGNDGNISIPSQQKIGDYGAGEGFTIGLTSEGDPITDPIKIEKSGDRLVFKVDGFAGAFIDDNDEMGLYYALKNIILEKVNH
- a CDS encoding RagB/SusD family nutrient uptake outer membrane protein; the encoded protein is MKYLYIKIAVVLSAVVALSSCDSFLDETPDNRLRLNSYETIAELVTNAYPEGSGVFMEWMSDNVGADPKNIQRSEMTQAYNWQDVEQEGQDTPSFYWSGNYKAIAHANQALEALEEVKENNPGYKDAIRGEALACRAFAHFMLVSTFAKSYDPATAASDKGIVIMTKPEENLLATYERSSVQEVYDFVEKDLLEAIELISDQYYKNSGKYHFNRAALMAFASRFFLFKKDYEKVEKYATELLGNDYNPQMIRDYTQVYTGTTSEMMGRKFTAATLPSNLLLIRKDVLYGYKGYAGYRFNQDVYNSLVLSQRDLRFSVSYSYGGTSSFLPKFQRDLIRKTSLTSSSGYPYVIEVAFRGEEVFFNRLEAWAMMGTTKLSQFESQFSRYLKAVYAGTVDYPILYQNYQRFYPGVPANELRLKMVLDEKRREFVEEGLRWFDICRHKLSVTHTDIAGGTRILQPDDSRKVIQIPESAIIYGDLQPNERKNISEPEAHLVIRN
- a CDS encoding DUF4302 domain-containing protein, which gives rise to MKNIIGILLLAAGCYSCSDNEVDSVFDKTPEERIAAVKAEYKNILVEAPHGWKTYFGTSDKLGRWLILMDFDADGKVTMKCDPVDYYYIGGVSIEEPVTYRVDYSQFPELVFESFSQFSAWNEFYVDSDGDGYFDKYASPETQFIFDAYRDGNLYMKGKTNMGVGKKPEEIMTFVFEPASEADWTLNGIADVKKAINYNESKGKYQRLEYKGELLESLFLIDAESRVVLYMSTEIEGSQMQILPFYITPTGFTLVSPLKIKGVGNIRQFDVSQDGTAVTESTHQQLRVVYTDKVPAVQRTPFSIFDKLYLGIEVYHSTGDPIGRNLKKYFDDLRPPYAPMEQHLNVIYFAKNIDKDMGKIPFKYAEELTIIYADSDPSYSSKDLYGDNPTFVRIPVSFETSADRMWIISLKGSVEQAFLDAYPDDAGYARDKAKAALPMLYRLLNERGWGLYAQGLDTNNPTVKVVDEEDVVGSFFTLYPYTQTDVDR
- a CDS encoding BACON domain-containing protein codes for the protein MRYKILRLASVAFAILLVACHEQSEYLFGADFPLVEISADAENEGNFTPEAQTGYGLLRSNARWKAESLSEWLTCNTVTGEYNDTIYFSISENKGDTRIGQIVVRNTIGEERADTLTVRQQCAVSFIPDGYKIKIESDDLKAPLSGESFAEVKFEVNSPTAWRAFTKVADGWSTVMTKKGETSGSGSLIVTENETVVPRSMYIYVQSVEFPTLKDSILLTQSARPLKLEIISPTNKKIMLDGAESQFIFSVNGDGKWKIEDAPGWVELEKTEYEGNANVFVKVSATGTERTAQLTVRSLVQTDKTDVLTIEQKNIPDGRLKDSLALVAIYQATKGENWKYTWKPELPLSDSNWPGVFFDTIDGELRVVDLSLLDYNMEGSLPNEIGWLTEIIKIKLQRNKLSGPLPASINRLTNLTHLYITSNQFSGEFPDIPNLQKLTWIEMEFNRFTGEFPPVFSLLPKLSTLKMKYNNFDPNTCVPTRFGGWKLSLYINPQRAVYGDAKTDYNLVDCPK